Proteins from a genomic interval of Thermodesulfobacteriota bacterium:
- a CDS encoding ABC transporter permease — translation MARFILRRFLHLVFILFGVSLLVFLMLRFIPGDPAQLLVGEFASPQEVQKIREKLGLDRSYPYQYAIYLRHLLSGDLGVSIRSNVPVVEEMLTRFLATAELSIAAILISSLVGVLAGVISSVRKYSIFDYASMVMALIGISMPIFWLGLMLMYLFSVKLGMLPMMGRMTMGADYSAITGLVVLDSLLSGNFPLFIDSLRHLILPAFTLATIPMAIIARMTRSSMLEVLSKDYIRTARAKGLGPGAVIFKHALKNAFLPVLTVIGLNFGILLGGAVLTETIFSWPGLGRYVVDSLLARDYPAVQGCILFFAVIMVLVNLAVDILYFYLDPRLRVNGKG, via the coding sequence TTGGCGCGGTTCATCCTTAGGCGATTTCTCCACCTCGTTTTTATCCTCTTCGGGGTCTCCCTTCTGGTTTTTTTGATGTTGAGGTTCATTCCCGGAGACCCCGCCCAACTCCTTGTGGGAGAGTTTGCCTCTCCCCAAGAAGTCCAAAAGATCCGCGAGAAGTTAGGACTGGATCGTTCCTATCCCTACCAATATGCGATCTACCTCCGTCACCTGCTGAGCGGGGATTTGGGGGTGTCGATCCGTTCCAATGTTCCCGTCGTCGAAGAGATGTTGACTCGTTTTCTGGCCACCGCTGAGCTATCGATCGCGGCCATCTTGATTTCGAGCTTGGTGGGAGTCCTGGCGGGGGTCATCTCATCGGTCCGAAAATATTCGATTTTCGATTATGCTTCGATGGTGATGGCCCTGATAGGGATCTCCATGCCGATCTTCTGGCTCGGGTTGATGCTGATGTATCTCTTTTCGGTCAAGCTCGGAATGCTTCCGATGATGGGTCGTATGACCATGGGGGCGGACTATTCCGCGATCACAGGGTTGGTCGTCCTGGATAGCCTCTTGTCAGGAAATTTCCCCCTCTTCATAGATTCCCTGAGACATCTCATCCTGCCTGCCTTTACCTTGGCCACCATCCCGATGGCGATCATCGCAAGGATGACCCGATCCAGCATGTTGGAGGTGTTGTCCAAGGATTATATCCGGACCGCCCGGGCCAAGGGGCTGGGGCCCGGCGCCGTCATTTTCAAGCACGCCCTGAAGAATGCCTTTTTGCCCGTCCTCACCGTGATCGGGTTAAATTTCGGGATCCTCCTAGGCGGGGCGGTGCTCACGGAGACCATCTTTTCTTGGCCGGGTTTGGGACGATATGTGGTCGATTCCCTTCTGGCGAGGGATTACCCTGCCGTTCAGGGTTGCATCCTGTTTTTCGCAGTGATCATGGTGCTGGTCAATCTGGCGGTGGATATTCTTTACTTCTATCTCGATCCGAGGCTAAGGGTGAATGGGAAGGGTTGA
- a CDS encoding ABC transporter permease codes for MGRVELFSGLIKHRTALLGLILISLLVMVALVGPLISPYNPIVPDPPNRLKGPCWAHPFGTDSLGRDIFSRVIYGSRISLVIGLIAVSISLLPGTILGLLAGFYGKRVDEPIMRGMDILLAFPAILLAIFITAILGPSLLNTMIAVGIVYIPHYARIVRSTVLSLKEQPFVQAVKALGGTDLRILFLHIFPNTVPPIIVYATLGMGTAVLQAAALGFLGLGAQPPTPEWGAMLSEGRQYIQMAPHVAAFPGLAIFTLVLGFNLFGDGLRDLLDPSLR; via the coding sequence ATGGGAAGGGTTGAACTTTTCTCGGGATTAATCAAGCACCGGACCGCCTTACTGGGTCTGATCCTGATCTCGCTCCTTGTGATGGTGGCCTTGGTCGGGCCGCTCATCTCTCCTTATAATCCCATCGTCCCTGACCCCCCCAATCGACTGAAAGGGCCCTGTTGGGCCCATCCCTTCGGAACCGACAGTCTCGGGAGGGATATCTTTAGCCGGGTGATCTATGGCAGCCGCATCTCGTTGGTGATCGGGCTGATCGCGGTCTCCATCTCCCTCCTCCCCGGCACGATCCTCGGACTTCTGGCAGGGTTTTACGGAAAGAGGGTGGATGAGCCGATCATGAGGGGGATGGATATCCTGCTCGCCTTTCCGGCCATCCTCCTGGCGATCTTCATCACGGCGATTCTCGGTCCAAGCCTTTTGAATACCATGATCGCCGTGGGCATCGTCTACATCCCCCATTATGCAAGGATCGTCCGAAGCACAGTCCTTTCTTTGAAAGAACAGCCCTTCGTCCAAGCGGTGAAGGCCCTCGGAGGAACCGATTTGAGAATCCTCTTTCTTCATATCTTTCCCAACACGGTCCCACCGATCATTGTCTATGCAACGCTGGGAATGGGCACGGCCGTTCTTCAGGCTGCCGCCCTTGGCTTTTTGGGCCTGGGCGCTCAACCTCCCACGCCCGAATGGGGAGCCATGTTAAGCGAGGGGAGGCAATATATCCAGATGGCGCCCCATGTCGCGGCTTTCCCTGGATTGGCCATCTTCACCCTGGTCTTGGGGTTTAACCTCTTTGGAGATGGGTTGAGAGACCTCCTCGATCCAAGTTTAAGATAA
- a CDS encoding ABC transporter ATP-binding protein produces the protein MEPLLEVQNLKTYFFTRKGVLKAVDGVDLSIREGETVGLVGESGCGKSMTALSLMRLVPEPMGRIVEGVVMFEGRDLTKLPEAEMRKIRGNRISMVFQEPMTSLNPVFKIGHQVAETIQLHQGLTPKEAWARSIEMLRMVGIPSPETRVHDYPHQMSGGMRQRVMIAMALSCHPKLLIADEPTTALDVTIQAQILDLINRLKERVGSSILLISHNLGVVAEVAQWVGVMYAGHIVEYAEVVRLFRHPRHPYTLGLFQSIPKRKGAGKRERLQAIPGFVPDLLNLPEGCKFQDRCFRAFPKCKEAPPPLFEVDTGHRVRCWLYE, from the coding sequence ATGGAGCCTTTATTAGAGGTCCAAAACTTAAAGACCTACTTTTTTACCCGGAAGGGAGTCCTCAAGGCGGTCGATGGCGTGGACCTATCGATTCGGGAAGGGGAGACGGTCGGGTTGGTGGGGGAATCGGGATGCGGGAAATCGATGACCGCCCTCTCCCTGATGCGCCTCGTCCCGGAACCTATGGGCCGAATCGTGGAAGGAGTCGTCATGTTCGAGGGGAGGGACCTGACCAAACTGCCCGAGGCCGAGATGAGAAAGATTCGAGGAAACCGGATCTCCATGGTCTTCCAAGAACCCATGACCTCCCTCAATCCTGTCTTCAAGATCGGCCATCAAGTTGCCGAAACGATCCAACTGCATCAGGGATTGACTCCAAAAGAAGCCTGGGCGCGTTCCATCGAGATGCTTCGCATGGTTGGGATTCCCTCACCGGAGACAAGGGTCCACGATTATCCCCATCAGATGAGCGGCGGCATGCGGCAGCGGGTGATGATCGCGATGGCCTTATCGTGCCATCCCAAACTCCTGATCGCGGACGAACCGACCACGGCCCTCGATGTGACGATTCAGGCCCAGATCCTCGATTTGATCAATCGGCTCAAAGAAAGGGTGGGGTCCTCCATCCTTCTCATCTCGCATAATTTGGGCGTCGTTGCGGAGGTGGCCCAATGGGTGGGGGTGATGTATGCTGGCCATATCGTAGAATATGCTGAGGTCGTCCGTCTCTTTCGCCATCCCAGGCATCCTTACACCCTCGGATTGTTCCAGTCCATACCGAAGCGGAAAGGGGCCGGCAAGAGGGAGCGGCTTCAAGCCATTCCGGGTTTTGTCCCGGATCTGCTAAATTTACCAGAAGGCTGTAAATTTCAAGATCGTTGTTTTCGTGCCTTTCCGAAATGCAAGGAGGCTCCGCCCCCTCTCTTCGAAGTGGACACCGGCCATCGAGTTAGGTGCTGGCTCTATGAGTGA
- a CDS encoding dipeptide ABC transporter ATP-binding protein, which yields MSEILIEAKGLRKYYPLSKRIFSKAQASVKAVDGVSLFVRTGETLGLVGESGCGKSTLGRLLLRLEEPDEGAAFFRGEDIYSLKEDRLRQLRQKIQIIFQDPYSSLNPRRRVDAIIGEPLVIHRLAKGKELEERVIRLLELVGLRPEQRFLYPHQFSGGQRQRIVIARALASQPQFVIADEPVSALDVSIQAQIINLLQDLQSEFHLTYLFISHDLNLIEYVADWVAVMYLGKIVEYAPQEVICDAPIHPYSEALWSANPTLDPLNKRKRFLLEGDVPSPIHPPSGCRFHTRCPLRKAVCVEEDPPLTERSNGSQVACHVR from the coding sequence ATGAGTGAAATCCTGATCGAAGCAAAGGGACTGAGAAAATATTATCCCCTTTCCAAAAGGATTTTTTCAAAGGCCCAGGCCTCTGTCAAAGCCGTCGACGGAGTCTCTCTCTTCGTTCGAACCGGAGAGACCTTGGGGTTGGTGGGAGAAAGTGGATGTGGAAAATCGACCCTGGGCCGACTCCTCTTAAGGCTTGAAGAACCCGATGAAGGCGCCGCTTTCTTCAGAGGGGAAGACATTTACAGCTTGAAAGAGGATCGGTTAAGACAGCTCCGACAGAAAATTCAGATCATTTTTCAGGATCCCTACTCCTCTCTCAATCCCAGAAGACGGGTAGATGCCATCATCGGGGAACCCCTCGTCATCCATCGCTTAGCCAAAGGAAAAGAGCTCGAAGAGAGGGTAATCCGGCTTTTGGAGTTGGTGGGGCTGAGGCCTGAACAGAGGTTCCTTTACCCCCATCAATTCAGCGGAGGCCAGAGGCAGAGGATCGTCATTGCAAGGGCGCTGGCTTCACAACCTCAATTCGTGATCGCGGACGAACCCGTCTCGGCGCTGGATGTCTCCATCCAAGCCCAGATCATCAACCTCCTTCAAGACCTTCAATCGGAGTTTCATCTGACCTACCTTTTTATATCCCATGACTTGAATTTAATTGAATACGTGGCGGATTGGGTGGCGGTGATGTATCTCGGGAAAATTGTCGAGTATGCGCCGCAAGAAGTGATTTGTGACGCTCCGATCCACCCGTATTCCGAAGCCCTCTGGTCCGCAAATCCCACGCTGGATCCCTTGAATAAAAGAAAACGTTTCCTTCTGGAAGGAGATGTGCCCAGTCCGATCCATCCTCCCTCAGGGTGTCGTTTCCATACCCGTTGCCCCCTTCGCAAGGCGGTCTGCGTTGAGGAGGACCCTCCGCTGACCGAAAGATCGAATGGATCTCAGGTGGCCTGTCATGTGAGGTGA
- a CDS encoding nitroreductase, producing the protein MELIQAIQERKSFRAFKADPIPKETLQEILKFAIHAPSAINLQPWEFFVVMGEEKDRLGRRLLKAFREKRISCGPGNVKPMPKTVTQRGARTLQLMNPFFDEMGVNPDQFINEGSCNFYGAPVAILICLDDSFPKSRLVDIGIVLGYLLLIAHEYGLGTCPIGLITAYEDEIRDLLNIPENKRVVIGVALGYPDGTSPINRFKSPREESETFIRWID; encoded by the coding sequence ATGGAATTAATCCAGGCCATCCAGGAGAGAAAGAGCTTCAGGGCCTTCAAGGCCGACCCCATTCCCAAGGAGACTTTGCAGGAGATATTAAAATTCGCCATTCATGCTCCCTCAGCCATCAATCTTCAACCCTGGGAATTCTTCGTCGTGATGGGGGAGGAGAAAGACCGTTTAGGCCGGAGACTCCTGAAGGCCTTTAGGGAAAAACGGATCTCCTGCGGCCCCGGAAATGTGAAACCCATGCCCAAAACCGTAACCCAGCGGGGAGCCAGAACGCTCCAACTGATGAACCCCTTCTTCGATGAGATGGGAGTGAACCCCGATCAGTTCATCAATGAGGGAAGCTGTAATTTTTATGGGGCGCCTGTTGCCATCCTGATCTGCCTGGACGACTCCTTCCCCAAAAGCCGGCTGGTCGATATCGGAATCGTCCTCGGATACCTCCTGTTGATCGCCCATGAATACGGATTGGGGACCTGTCCGATCGGCCTCATCACCGCTTATGAGGATGAAATCAGAGACCTCCTCAACATCCCCGAAAATAAAAGGGTCGTGATCGGTGTCGCCCTCGGATATCCCGACGGAACGAGCCCCATCAACCGGTTTAAATCCCCAAGGGAAGAGAGCGAAACTTTCATCCGCTGGATCGACTAA
- a CDS encoding amidase, which produces MEEFISYDATELAQLVRKKEVKAIELVEASIERIERLNPKLNAVITPMFEQARKEASGPLVEGPFSGVPFLLKDLGAPCVGARMTMGSAFLRDFVPDHDNELVARFKRAGLIIVGKTNTPELGILPTTEPRLFGPCRNPWDMNRTSGGSSGGSAAAVAARFVPMAHGNDGGGSIRIPASCCGLFGLKPTRARVPVGPDFGDIFSGFVIDHALTLSVRDSAGLLDAISGPQEGDPYWAPPPVRPFLQEVGADPGRLRVGFTTRHPAGGNLHEDCIEAVKDAASLCAELGHEVMEATPEINGELVRQAFMVIWSAGCAWVIEGLALATGKRPKPEEFEPLTWALYEMGRQQKASSYLLSLTFLQRVAREIAKFFRKVDVWLTPTLAEPPVPLGTFDAASENPLQALRRAEEFVPFTPICNATGLPAMSIPLYWNGEGLPVGVQFIGRFGDEATLIRLASQLESARPWIKRVPSLIV; this is translated from the coding sequence ATGGAGGAATTCATCTCTTACGATGCGACTGAGCTGGCTCAGCTGGTTCGGAAGAAGGAGGTCAAGGCGATTGAACTCGTAGAGGCATCGATCGAGCGGATCGAGCGTCTCAATCCGAAACTGAATGCCGTCATCACTCCGATGTTCGAGCAGGCGCGAAAAGAGGCCTCTGGCCCTTTAGTCGAAGGCCCCTTTTCCGGGGTCCCTTTTCTGCTCAAAGACCTTGGAGCTCCCTGCGTCGGAGCAAGGATGACGATGGGATCCGCATTCTTGCGCGATTTTGTGCCGGATCATGACAATGAACTGGTGGCGAGATTCAAACGGGCCGGATTGATCATCGTGGGAAAGACCAATACACCGGAATTGGGCATCCTTCCCACCACAGAACCACGACTGTTCGGCCCCTGCCGAAATCCCTGGGATATGAATCGGACCTCAGGGGGATCGAGCGGAGGATCAGCGGCGGCCGTTGCCGCCAGATTCGTCCCGATGGCACACGGCAACGATGGAGGGGGATCGATCCGGATACCGGCCTCGTGCTGCGGACTCTTCGGCCTCAAGCCGACGCGGGCCCGCGTTCCCGTTGGACCTGACTTCGGAGATATCTTCAGCGGGTTCGTCATCGACCATGCCCTCACCCTCTCTGTGAGGGACAGCGCCGGTCTCCTCGATGCCATCTCCGGCCCGCAAGAGGGGGATCCCTACTGGGCGCCTCCTCCTGTCCGGCCCTTCCTTCAGGAGGTAGGCGCCGATCCCGGAAGGCTCAGAGTGGGTTTTACCACAAGGCATCCGGCTGGGGGTAACCTCCATGAGGATTGTATCGAAGCGGTGAAGGATGCGGCGAGCCTCTGTGCAGAGCTCGGACATGAGGTGATGGAGGCTACTCCGGAGATCAATGGAGAGCTGGTTCGGCAGGCCTTCATGGTCATCTGGTCGGCCGGTTGTGCATGGGTCATCGAGGGGCTGGCCCTGGCCACAGGGAAACGGCCAAAGCCGGAGGAGTTCGAACCCCTCACCTGGGCGCTCTATGAGATGGGACGGCAGCAGAAGGCCTCCTCCTATTTACTTTCTCTCACCTTTCTTCAGCGTGTGGCAAGGGAGATCGCGAAATTCTTTCGGAAGGTCGATGTCTGGCTCACGCCCACCCTTGCCGAACCTCCGGTGCCCTTAGGGACGTTCGATGCCGCTTCGGAAAACCCGCTCCAGGCCCTTCGCAGGGCTGAGGAATTCGTCCCCTTTACGCCCATTTGCAACGCCACGGGCCTGCCCGCGATGTCAATTCCACTATACTGGAATGGCGAGGGCCTGCCGGTGGGTGTTCAGTTCATCGGCCGGTTTGGAGATGAAGCAACACTCATTCGGCTTGCCTCGCAGCTGGAGTCAGCGAGGCCTTGGATAAAACGGGTTCCAAGCCTAATCGTTTGA
- a CDS encoding MaoC family dehydratase produces the protein MNQGKSIHDLKIGEFAEISKTITDEIVQEFARVSGDFNPLHLDQAYAEKTPFKGRIAHGALSIALLSNVLGNLLPGPGTIYLSHEIKFLAPVRIGDTITVRVEVVELLPEKNRAKFRTTCTNQEGITVVDGFAWAMPPRPGL, from the coding sequence ATGAATCAAGGAAAGTCCATCCACGACCTGAAAATCGGAGAGTTCGCCGAGATCTCCAAAACCATCACCGATGAAATCGTCCAGGAATTCGCCCGGGTGAGCGGAGATTTCAACCCCCTCCATCTCGACCAGGCTTATGCAGAGAAAACCCCTTTTAAAGGAAGAATTGCCCACGGGGCCCTCTCCATCGCCCTGCTCTCCAACGTCCTCGGAAACCTCCTCCCTGGTCCGGGGACGATCTACCTCTCCCATGAGATCAAATTTCTTGCACCGGTGAGAATCGGAGATACTATTACGGTGAGGGTGGAGGTGGTGGAACTCCTTCCAGAAAAAAACCGTGCAAAATTCAGAACCACCTGCACCAATCAGGAGGGAATAACGGTGGTAGACGGATTCGCCTGGGCCATGCCTCCAAGACCTGGCCTTTAA
- a CDS encoding TRAP transporter large permease subunit: protein MSSESLAILMFFTLMVTLFLGHPLAFSLGVLGVVFGLIGWGGEAEVVLALFANKTYGVMEEYVLVAVPLFIFMAQMLDTAGIAEKLFSALYVVLGPIRGGLGLAVIAVCTIFAAAAGVVGATEVAIGLLAVPALLKRGYDIPLTAGCVCAGGTLGILIPPSIMLVVYGGLVGMSVGHLMAAAFAPGFLLSALYMAYIAIRCGLNPSMGPPLPKEERIYNTLQKIKMVTVSILPTATVIFVVLGSIVTAVATPTEAAGLGCVGAMLLALGYRKLSWKAIYEACKSTLITSSMILTLFLGGNAFQSIFMGLGGGDAFTNFLLGLKVSPMVVLFAMMGIVFFLGMFIDWLGILLIVLPIFTPIAGELGFNTVWFATLICVNLQMAFLTPPFGYSLFYLRGIAPPEMTIVHIYKGVVPFICLQWLGLIICILFPDFVLWLPRLAFGTSVG from the coding sequence ATGAGCTCTGAAAGCTTAGCGATCTTGATGTTCTTCACCTTGATGGTCACCCTCTTCCTCGGCCATCCCCTTGCCTTTTCGTTGGGCGTGCTCGGGGTGGTCTTCGGATTGATCGGATGGGGAGGAGAGGCCGAGGTCGTCCTCGCCCTCTTTGCCAATAAAACTTACGGCGTCATGGAAGAGTACGTGCTGGTCGCCGTCCCTCTCTTCATCTTCATGGCTCAAATGCTCGATACGGCCGGGATCGCAGAGAAGCTCTTCAGCGCCCTCTATGTGGTGCTGGGTCCCATCCGGGGAGGATTAGGGCTGGCCGTCATCGCCGTCTGCACCATCTTCGCCGCGGCGGCGGGCGTGGTGGGAGCCACCGAGGTCGCTATTGGACTGCTTGCGGTCCCAGCTCTTTTGAAACGAGGGTATGACATCCCCCTCACCGCAGGATGTGTCTGTGCAGGCGGGACCCTCGGAATCCTCATCCCCCCAAGCATTATGCTCGTGGTCTACGGAGGGCTCGTGGGGATGTCGGTCGGGCACCTGATGGCCGCCGCCTTTGCACCGGGCTTTCTCCTTTCGGCGCTCTATATGGCCTATATCGCCATCCGGTGCGGGCTGAACCCATCGATGGGCCCCCCCTTGCCCAAAGAAGAGAGAATTTATAATACCCTTCAAAAGATCAAGATGGTCACCGTTTCGATTTTGCCTACGGCCACGGTCATCTTCGTCGTCCTTGGAAGCATCGTGACAGCGGTGGCCACCCCGACCGAAGCTGCCGGCCTGGGATGCGTTGGGGCCATGCTCCTCGCCCTTGGCTACCGGAAGCTATCCTGGAAGGCCATCTATGAGGCCTGCAAATCGACCCTCATCACCTCATCGATGATCCTGACCCTCTTCCTCGGCGGCAACGCCTTTCAATCCATCTTTATGGGCCTCGGAGGAGGCGACGCCTTCACCAATTTCCTCCTCGGATTGAAGGTCAGCCCCATGGTCGTCCTCTTCGCCATGATGGGCATCGTCTTCTTCCTCGGGATGTTCATTGACTGGCTCGGGATCCTCCTGATCGTGCTGCCGATTTTCACCCCCATTGCAGGAGAGCTCGGTTTCAACACAGTCTGGTTTGCCACCTTGATTTGCGTCAACCTCCAGATGGCCTTTCTTACACCGCCCTTCGGGTATTCCCTATTCTATCTTCGGGGAATCGCCCCCCCTGAGATGACCATCGTCCATATCTATAAAGGGGTGGTCCCCTTTATCTGCCTCCAATGGTTAGGGTTGATTATCTGTATCCTCTTCCCGGACTTCGTCCTGTGGCTTCCGAGGTTGGCTTTTGGAACATCGGTGGGATGA
- a CDS encoding TRAP transporter small permease subunit, which translates to MKKFVRAIDAFNDFCGKWVCLLILPLIFVVVYEVILRKIFASPTRWAFEVTVYLYGAHFLLGMGYVYLLDRHVRIDVIVLQFSKRVQLWLRVLTFIFIFIPFVGALTYAAIKYAAHSWSIWEHSWSAWKPPLYPYKTVMPVSLLMLFLQGIANFIKDIYKLRGEEI; encoded by the coding sequence ATGAAAAAATTTGTCCGAGCGATCGATGCCTTTAATGATTTTTGTGGGAAATGGGTATGTCTGCTCATCTTGCCCCTCATCTTTGTCGTGGTTTACGAGGTCATCCTGAGAAAGATCTTTGCCTCTCCCACGCGGTGGGCCTTTGAGGTGACAGTCTACCTCTATGGCGCCCACTTTCTTCTCGGCATGGGGTATGTCTATCTCCTCGACCGTCATGTCCGGATCGACGTCATCGTCCTCCAATTTTCAAAGAGGGTTCAACTCTGGCTGCGGGTGCTCACCTTCATCTTCATCTTCATCCCCTTCGTAGGGGCCCTCACCTATGCGGCCATTAAATATGCAGCCCATTCCTGGTCGATCTGGGAGCATAGCTGGAGTGCTTGGAAACCGCCGCTCTACCCTTACAAGACGGTGATGCCGGTCTCGTTGCTGATGCTCTTTCTTCAGGGGATCGCCAATTTCATCAAAGATATCTACAAACTCAGGGGAGAGGAGATATGA
- the dctP gene encoding TRAP transporter substrate-binding protein DctP, with translation MKRVGLAVLVAVIACSVIFAISTEVFSQKKKFEKFGEDERGKEWKGKKWETSTKTFTWRMTDPWGGLVFHEITKRFADSVRAASGGRLDIKVFPTGSIVPAMEIFDATAKGTIDACHTWPGYWKGKNEAFVAFASVPFGLDAEGYNIWFYERGGLQMLQELYGRFGLIAFPCGNVGQEIALHSKKKVSKIEEIKGMKMRTVGWYMDILTSMGISVTPLPGPEIYLALERGIIDAAEFSTPAANYPQGFHEIAKYVIMPGVHQPSCQFDVVINKKKWDELPDDLKVIVELAARDTEHWAYAWNENLNIEAVKRMKRDGAEFVKLDDKAIIEFAKASRKYLEDLCAKHPDVKKVLTSQWEFMKEYEEWRDLRGRVTPWPYETFIKGKLTQ, from the coding sequence ATGAAGAGGGTTGGATTAGCCGTTTTGGTAGCGGTCATCGCATGCTCTGTCATCTTTGCGATCAGCACGGAAGTTTTTTCACAGAAGAAGAAGTTTGAAAAATTTGGCGAAGACGAGAGAGGAAAAGAATGGAAAGGAAAAAAATGGGAGACCTCCACAAAGACCTTCACCTGGAGGATGACCGATCCATGGGGAGGGTTGGTCTTCCACGAGATCACGAAGCGATTTGCCGATAGCGTGAGGGCCGCAAGCGGTGGGCGGCTCGACATTAAGGTCTTTCCGACAGGCTCGATCGTTCCCGCCATGGAGATCTTCGATGCTACCGCCAAAGGCACCATCGATGCCTGCCACACCTGGCCCGGTTACTGGAAAGGAAAGAACGAAGCATTTGTCGCCTTTGCTTCGGTTCCTTTTGGACTCGATGCCGAAGGTTACAACATCTGGTTCTACGAGAGGGGAGGCCTCCAGATGCTCCAGGAACTCTACGGTCGGTTCGGGTTGATCGCCTTCCCCTGTGGGAACGTGGGACAGGAGATCGCCCTCCATTCCAAAAAGAAGGTCTCCAAGATCGAAGAGATCAAGGGGATGAAGATGAGGACCGTGGGCTGGTACATGGACATCCTGACCTCGATGGGGATCTCGGTCACTCCCCTTCCCGGCCCTGAGATTTACCTCGCCCTCGAAAGGGGGATCATCGATGCCGCCGAGTTCAGCACCCCTGCGGCCAACTATCCCCAGGGTTTCCATGAAATCGCCAAATATGTCATCATGCCCGGAGTTCACCAACCCTCCTGCCAGTTCGATGTGGTCATCAACAAGAAGAAATGGGATGAACTGCCAGATGACCTGAAGGTGATCGTCGAGTTGGCAGCAAGGGATACGGAGCACTGGGCCTACGCGTGGAACGAAAACCTCAATATCGAGGCAGTGAAACGCATGAAAAGGGATGGGGCAGAGTTTGTGAAGTTAGACGACAAAGCGATCATCGAGTTTGCTAAGGCAAGCCGGAAATATCTTGAAGATCTCTGCGCCAAACATCCGGATGTCAAAAAGGTCCTCACCTCCCAGTGGGAGTTTATGAAGGAATATGAGGAGTGGAGGGACCTCCGTGGACGGGTTACCCCTTGGCCGTATGAGACCTTTATCAAGGGCAAACTGACCCAATAA